The genomic interval TTACTCTCACTTCTAGggatttatttctgtgaaaaagtgCATTCAGATAAATACTGTATGTGATACCTTTTGAGAGCTACCTAAAAACAGAAGGCAGACTGTTAAGGGAATAAAAAGTTACATTTATTTAATGGCCATAAGGTACCCAGGGTATTGAGGGCAGACAAAGCTCCCCAGGGGCTACACCCAAAAATGGACCATGGCTCACAGGTTTCACACTTTTGTAAGTTTGggccatttgcatattgggggtTCATCCTCCAATtccagcttcaggtaatgaagccATGTACCTCAAGTTTGCTcccccaactcacttttgtttccatctctcaggcctgaggcagtgaggtgtccttgattgccgggcctggagaggaattgttgttCCCAAAATGGGAAGACAGCATCTAATACTCTATATGGAGTTTAGAGTTGGAAAGTAAAGAATTGCAGGAttacaaatacatgaaaaacacaaaagctaAAATCTTAAGGTATTATTTGTATGTCACACTAGGGGGAGGAGTGCAGGACAGCTACACAAAACTTGGTTTTGCAACTTAAGAGTTACTTGGCCACCAGAGATGGCTGGAAGAGGGGTGTAAGAGAGAATGGACTTGTGAAACCATAGCTCTTCTCTTCACTTAGCATTCATCTTCAGGGGGCTTGGCAGAGGAGGATTGCAATGTTTTATTAGAGGAGGTGTGATTGAAGGCTGTTTGCTTGCCTCAGTTAAAGCATGTGCAGTGAGAGCTTGGAGAGTAAAGTCAGCCTGGAAGGTAACTGTGCTGTGTTCTCTCTCCCAGCTGGCTTCCCCATGGGCTATGCAGCGGCTGCTCCTGCCTATTCCCCCAACATGTATCCTGGAGCAAATCCCACCTTCCAAACAGGTATGTGAActgggggctcagcagggaCCTGGCCTTTGCAAGGGGTTAGGggcaagaaggaggaaaagctgtAGGGGCTCACAACAGCACTTGTACTGGTGGATAAGTTTTATATTGCCTTGAACATGACTCATGAGGAATCATctgataaattaaaaatattataatctCAAGTCATACTGCATGCACCTTTCAAGAAGGGAACAGCTGAGGTTTTAgctgttttttctgtatttccagaTGATCCTTGAGGTTTGCATTGCATTTCTCTTCACTGCTTCTTTCATGGCTCTGCTTGCTTTGCATCCTTCTGGTCATTTCCAGattcctgttttttcttctctctgttaCCCTCAAAACTTTTCTATTTTATCCCTTCCCTAAATTGTATCTTTCCAAGTTCAGCTTCTCTCTGCCCTTAGGATTGTCTTGCACAAGCTGATGGTTGCTGGGTGAAGCTGATTCACTCTTGTGGATGCAGGGCAAGGACTCAGGTTACTGCACTGTCATGGGTGTCATTTAAGGAAGGGAATGGGATGAGCCATCCCAGGGGGACTGGGAAAACAGACAAGAGCAAGGCACTCAccaaagttgtttttttttttttttgtgtagttCTGCTTTCACTGGTAAAACATGATTTTAATGTGCTAATCCTCAAAACAGAAGCTGGTAGTGTTTAATTTCCACTTTaattttccagcagaaacaTTCTGAGACAACAGTGTTCTCCCTATGGGTATTTTGTATAGGAAGGAATTCCTTGCATTGCTTTGGTAATGCAGAGCTGGCCATCCTCAGAACTCTTCCACTTCCATGTATCATGCCAGTTCTCCAGAGCTACATGTGGCTCATAACCAAATTTGTCCCTGAATGCCTTTGTATAATTTCTGGCAGTAGGAAAGGATGCTGCTTGAAATTGGGAATCTTATGCTGTGGGAGCTTGCTTGGTATTGAAGTTCAGTTTGTAATGGATGGACTTCATTAACTACCAGGAGACTCTTGAGGGTGTGGCAGCAATTACTGAGACAAAACACTCATGTAAAATGTTTGCCTGCAGAACCTGTTAAAAGTGTGTAGCTTTCCTTGAAACTGTGTGGGATTCTGTTGGTACAACCTCTGTCACTGTTCAGTTTGCTGCTTAGAGGCAGAGTGAGTGCAGACTCACACTTTGTCTTGTCTTTGGCCTTGAATTTAAAGTAAGGAGGCACATTAATGTTAGAGATTGCAGAAACTAAAAGAAATCAGTCCCATGGCTGGGTATTGCCACTGTGCCAGTCTCATATCTGGGATGCCAGCGTGCACCTGCACTGGGTTGCTCCAGACCTCACCCTGAGAGCCAAGTTCAAGGGAGAGCAGTTCCCATCAGGGGGATCCCCTAGCTCAGGTGGCAGAGCCCCATGTGGGCTTTGATTATTGGCTTTATTTCTGTCAGGCCTCTCAGTTTCCCTGCcttctgtgctgccctgcatgtgtcctgcagctgagctgagcaggagctgtaGGCTTTGATCCTGGCAGCAGGTAACTGAAGGTAGTACAGTCTTAGTACAGGCTGCAGTTTGCacatcctgctgcaggaagctgcatGAAATCAATTTAACAAATCATGGGAATTCTGGCAAAGATTCTGGACCTGTTAGACTTAGTCATGTTGTAATATTAGTTTGCATTGATTAATCTTGGAATATATCTCATGCTATATACCAAAGTCAAAGAAAGAACCTTTTCACTCctaagaaaaatacataaagatGCATAAAAATCACATTCTGTCATTGTAtgtcattaattttttaaaaactagtACTGTTGGTCTTTATTGCTGTTGAATAGGAAGTACACTTTTATTTCAGAGCTAAGAATAGCTTTCATTTTTAGCTGCTCTTCAAGCTGTGAACAAAAGTTCAAAATGTGCAGACCTCTAATTCAGGCAGATAACAACTTGGAGTACTTTGTCCTAACAGTTGGGAtgtttttatatcttttttaaCCTTTCTGATGTAACAGCTTGTTTGTAGAATCAAAGCTTTTGTAAATTCATACTACACAGCAGTATTGGAAtgtgctgtgccactgctgttACAAAAGGGGGCTTTTTACAGGTAACTGTCTTAAATTACTGTGGTTTTGACTTCTCCTGTCATTTACTGTTAAGGTCTTTGTTCCGTAttatggagaagaaaaaatgaatgcaATGGCAGAATACCTCTTGTGCAGATTTACCACTTTGCaagaatgaaagagaaattgCCTGTGCAGCTGCATCAGTGGGTTTTTAGAATGAAAGTGGGCTTCACTGAGGACATGGTTGCAGTGATTCTTCATGTTCAGCATTTTGTAGCTGGGGTTTTCACCACAAATAGCTCTCCATACTAATAGAAGTCACTTCCTCAGCGTGCTGGATCTGTGAAATACTTAGGATCTCAGAGTAAGTGCTATGGTACAGcttttttaaaggtaaaaattCTATTGAAAAGAAACAGTCAACCTATTTCTTTGTTAGCTAAGCAACTTTTAGTTTGAAGGGTGTCATGAAATTGCAAAGAAGCCCAGACTTCTTTAAGAAGAATGAAGGTCATGTGTCATCATGCTATTTGCACAGACTGATTTTTGACAGCACAAATGCCACAAATTCTCTCTCTGTACAACTTCAGATCTGTTCTCTGTATTGAAGTCAGCCCATTCCAGGCAGTTTTTAAAATCAACCTGATCTCTACTCTGATACTCTTATTTTTTCTATAATTACCAAGTGTCTGTTCTTTCATGCACTGCCCTGGTACTAATTTATTCAATTCCAACTAATTACAAATAGAACCTGTGGATCTTGTGTCTCCCAGTGTGACAGACCTGCATGAAATACCAAGGTcttttcacagcagcacaggcagggcctTGATGCTTTTTCCAGATCAGGTCATGCCTGCTGTGTGCCACCCTGAATGTTAAAgctggtgggtgctgctgctgaggtgtTCATATTCCCACCGTGGCCATGGAATAAACCTGAGAGTGTAGCATGCAGAAACATTATGTATATTATAgaaaaaacatatatataaacattatatatagatatatatcaGTATATCAGTCTCCTCCATGCCTCTTCAAGCCCCTTTTCTGACACCTTGTCTGATGAGGGCTGGAGAAATTAAGGAAAAGCAGTCTTTGGGCAGTATGAACCAGCAGTTGCCAGTTATCCCTCTGAAAATTCCACAGTTTCAAACATTTACAAAGGCAGGCTGATTTTGGGGGGCCTGTAATAGGAATGCCAGCCACATTCTGATGGCATCCCAAGTCTTACTGTAGTATAAAACCAATTCTTAAGTGATGTTTAAGGACATGTCTACGTATATAATACTGAAAAAGATGATTTAAGGATCTTAGTGCCTTCCAGGTTGAATTTGCAGCTGCACTGAACTTTGcagtgtttgtgttttaaagGTACAGcatttcatgtttattttagCCAGTTCAGAAAATGCcagaaaacaaatagaaataaagGTAAGTTGAAGTAGAGGTTGCAGATTTTGTCTCTGTTCTCTGAAAATCCATCATGAGGTTTTTAGATGATTCTGGCTTTTGAAATTCTTACTCTTGTGCTGTATCATCCCCTACAGCAGGTTAGTtgactgctgctgtgttttgccaGTGTGATTTGGGGTGTGTGGAGAATTGACTGACACATGTGCCAAGTCCCCCTGTGCAGAGGTGCTGCCTAATATGCCGCATCCTGGTATTTATGTGTTATtatgaaaatgtgctttttgcCCTGTATCCATAGGTGCAAGTACACAGTTACCTTTTCATGCTTAGTTGACACAGCCAAATACTATTTCCAGACTGTTTCCAGTATTAGGCAAGTGATAGACCTTGTGCTTGGATATTGGGACTAAACGAAGTGTGCTGTTACATTTTGGTTAAATGGTTTGCTCTGTCTCACTCCCCCAAAATGTACAGTTTATTCCAGGCCTGTGATCCTCCCCTGCAGTACCATGGGTCTGTAATTCCATTGGCCCAAGGCCTATTCTGCACCCACTTTGAATCTCCCTGTTAGGCTGTGGGGGGAGACCACAGATTCTCTcctggcccttttccccccaggctctccctctctccccctccttccccttctctctcagaagccctgctgctcctgggggtgggacccccaaaaaaccctcagcTAATCAGCACCCTCAGAAGCTGTGTGGAGTCTCCTGGCCTGCCTGCTGCTACCAGTGAACCCCCAGCTTAGGGGCCCCCAGGGATCCCTCAAACCAACAGCTACAATGAAGTACTCCCATGTGAGTACTTCAAGAAATTCCTCTGACTGCCCTGGAGGACATAAGACCCTgacagggggctcagagaccttggcacaaagcccaagacccctgtgcctttcaccttgacccatggaaaaaattaccaaccttatatgaggatttacaagccatgaaagtttaagtagaatgatagtgaatttatcacagggtgaaaaatagatatttagaggtttttagaatgggggttcaggagacaacatggaggaatctgggcatgttcgatctttctccttcttcttcttcttcttgacctccatcttctgctgtgatgatgGCACTTTTAggttggtttagagtagaagctgtCTAACATAGATGacaggtattgggaagttatggtaaataatgtagtttttagtataaaaagacaacaccacCTCTGAGGTGGgcagtgtgcctctgtctgacctgccagacagatctcagcaggtcagagaaagaatgttctagataagaaacaataaacaaccttgagaatgagaacaaggaatcctgactcctccttcatctgccaggctgggaaaagaagcCTGTGCATATCTCAgagtcactctgagcagcagacaCTCTGAGAGCCATGAGGCGTATGGAGCTGGGGAGTATGAAAATGATTGCAGCATGCTCTGTGTGACTGCAGGTTTCCTGTGTTGCAGGTTACACGCCAGGCACCCCGTACAAGGTGTCCTGTTCACCCACCAGTGGGGCAGTGCCGCCCTACTCATCCTCCCCCAACCCCTACCAGACTGCTGTGTACCCAGTCCGAAGTGCCTACCCCCAGCAGAACCCATATGCACAGGTAcgtgggcagagcacacagtgCCCCTGGGgcacctctgtgtccctgtcatCTCTGGGGAACTCTGAATTTTTCATCTCATTCATTTCTTTGTGCATTGGGACAACATTTAGCTGCCTGCTGGAAGAATTCTTAACACAATGATTTAGTGTGTCTGCATTTTTACATCCTCTCTTGCCTGACAGTTACTCAGCACTTACTGTAATGTGTTCACTCTTTGAAGTGACACTAAATTCAGCAGTTAATCAGAACCTGCTGGATCCTATAACTACCAGTAtcctggttttttgtttgtaaaatttGTCATCATTTTTGTTATGAAGTTTCTGTTGTAATTTCACAGATTTACCAAGTCTCATGCTGGGGAAGCTGTTGAGAACTATTACAAAGGATAGAATTAAGACACTTCAGTAAATATGATATTTTTGGGAAAAGTTGGCCTTCTTTGTTTAGTGGGAACTCACCTGGCATATAAAGAGGATTACTAAGCATGTAACAAGTTTTATTCAGTCTGCTTAGTGTACTTGGATTTGCCAAAAACATTGGATTCTTTTACTAAAAGCAACTGAACAAAAAGTtgtgaaataatgaaaagttCTGTTATGGATTAATATATGACAGGGATCAAAAGGAAGGGAATGAATGATGCATGAGTCCTTATGGTAGAACTACTAAGGTCCCTACTTCACTTGTTATCCTAAATGCCTTAAAAAGGGATAAAATGTTAAATTGCAAGTGAAACAATTTTAATAGCTACAATAAATGTTTCATCTTCTGTTCTGTAAATTCGTTGCATTTAGAGTAATACTTCTATTTTATGATACATTTGTGAAAGAAGCTATCATTTATCTGCAGATACACTGTAATTACTTCATGCACTGTTTTTTCTCCAACAGCAAGGCACTTACTACACACAGCCTTTGTATGCAGCACCACCCCACGTAATCCACCACACCACAGTCGTGCAGCCCAATGGAATGCCAGCAACCATGTACCCTGCTCCGATCCCGCCGCCCCGAGGGAACGGGGTCACCATGGGCATGGTGGCTGGGACCACCATGGCAATGTCAGCAGGTGGGTGCCCTCACACCGAGGGCTTCTCAGTGCAGTTCTCCTTTGAGCCTGGGGGAGCACAGCTACATGGCAAAATGGGATGCCACAGGTGCACTTGACAAAATCATACAAATGTCGGTACAGAAGGAATTGTGCAGGTGTGTgtcttcacagaatcacagaatgaccaggtgGGAGGAGACCTTCGAGATCAtagagtccaacccagccccaacagctcaactcacccctggcacccagtgccacatccaggctttgttaaacacacccagggatggggactccaccacctccctgggcagccattccagaactttatcactctttctgtgaaaagctttttcccaatatccagccTGCAtgtcccttggcacagcttgaggctgtgtgcaCTTCTGAGTGAGTCCAGCTGAGTCAGATTTGTTCTTGTTCAGCAGTACCCACTGCCTCTAAGGATGGAGGTGCCACATCCTCTTTCCAGAGTTAGTATTATGGGACAGCAGTTTTTCTTCATGTCTGTATGGAATATCACTTACTCTTACACCCTTTGTTTCTCCTTATACCAGTATCAAGAGTGTGACTTTGTCTTCCCACTGCGTTTCTCTGTGCCAATTTGAAATCAGCAGCCTCTCAGAGCTGAGGAAAATACCATGTTCTGAGCTCACCCTTCATATCACAAACCTTCCTTGTCTTGAGATACAACACTTCGTGTGTTTGTACTGCCTGCAGGTCCTCTGTGTCATGGGAGATGGTTGGGGATGTCACCTTCCCATTGCCACAGTCTTTTGGTGGTAGTGTTTTGGAGAGAATGGTGTTTAATCAATAGTTCAATGTCATCTCTGAGTGTTTGCTGAGGGGATGTCATGCTTTGTTACTCCCTGGGTAACTCACAAAGAAAACTCCACATTCACTCAAGAGATGctaatttaaaaatctaataAACAGGAGCCATAAGTTTGTTTTGAGATTCTGGTTTGTATCCTGTCAAAGTTACAATTTAATTTGAGAAACTTCAAAACTAGAGAAGTTAGGTGTCACTAACAGAGCTTCATTAGTGCGGAAGAAGCCTATCTGTAATAATGCAAACaagaattaatttattctgaTTTATCAGTCAAGTTATCTCTACCATCAAATATTCTTAATGGCATGTTAAGCCTGCTGTGGGAAGAGTTGCTAATGTTGCAGGGTTTCTGCTAGAGCTATTTTTGAGTATTGAATATCTTTGTATGCATGAGCCTAAACATCCACTGGGCTACAATGGCCCTCTGGCATAAAGGTTTGAAGAAGACTAGGCCTGGAATGCAAAACAATTCTGGTAATTTTGAAGATGAGTAAGTTGTAATTGTCTTTAAAAGTACTGCGATTTTActcccctctccttttttttttttttttctctctctagtAGAATTTTTGCTTACTGAGAAACTGTTCTCTTCATTCCAGGTACTTTGTTGACAACTCATTCCCCAACTCCAGTAGCCCCTCATCCAGTCACTATGCCCACGTATCGGGCTCCAGGAACACCAACCTATAGTTATGTGCCCCCACAGTGGTGATCATCCTGGCAGTCAGTGTAAGTTGCATTGAAAGCTGTTAAActttcttaaaaacaacagcatttCAGGTTCTCTGGGGGACATTTTGCAATGGGGGGTGCTTCTGCAGTATTCTAATTGAGCTGGAATACTCAAAAATCATGCTGGGGTTTCTTGAGTGGTCTGTGTTTTCACAAGTCATGAATAATTTTCATGATGCGTGATTGTCAAATGTGAAAGAATGAGCCTTAAGTTGACCTTATTAAAATACATATGGAATTTAACATATTCAGTAACTTGGAATAATTGGTAATTGTTCAATTCAGCAGTACTGTGATTCCTAAATTGAATGTATTTAACTGTGTGATTGGCTAAATATGTAGGCAAGGTGTTTTGCCTTGCTCAGAGGGTGAATATTTGTCAGAAGCTGCTGAAACCATGAGATGATTAGAGATAACCTTGAGATAATTTCATATACTCACTGTGTTTCACATAAGTATCAGTTAATACTTCATGCACTCAGCatggaaaaagcttttttagtGTGAACCAAAATTTAGATAGTGGGTTTCAAGAAAAAGAGTTTAATTTTGAAATCTGCTATGAagtgggatggattttggagGTGTAATCTGTGTCAAACTGACACAAGGACTAATGTTTTTGTGATACCCACTTCATTTCTAgtttgtttggttatttttagCATAAGTTGAAAACAGCTTTATTTGAATTAGTGACTTGTCAGACCAATTGAACTTGAAATTTTCACTTTTAGTCCATTTAGTTTATGACAAAAGTGAACTTTGTTTTAACTTTTTCTGGATTTCTGTTTCAGCAGTTAGAAGTGCAGAGTTCTGAGATTGCGGGTGACAATTTCCTTTGAGTTAGTAATATAGCAGCCATGTCTCATTTTGCTGTGATGGTACTCAGCTGTCTGCAGATCTGAAATGCTTCTCACTCATGAAGTATTTCAGCCAAGAGTCTCACACCACCCAAgtacaagaaatgaaaattatgcTGCTAATAAACTCATGACTGCTGGTAATTAAATTTAGCACAAAACACGTTCTTAATATTCCATCTTCTACCTTAAAAACAATGGTGGTGCTGACAGAAAGCTGGACTGGACATAACCAGAGCAAGTCCATGTAGTGTGTTTTTATCTCAAAATGTGGCAGGATAACTGCTAGGCAATGTTATTTAAATTTGGCATTTGTTGGTGTATGTGGTGCATGCAATGTTAGTGTGCTCTGCCACACTCAAATGGAATTTCACCTAATTGAGAGTATTTCCCACTCTTTTCCCCCTCTTAATGTAGGTTTAAAGATGGGAGATATGCAATCAAGAAATTGAGGTTTAAAAGTTGGTGCTGAAGCCCTCATGCCTCCAACCAGGACTTTCCTTCTGAATGCTTTCAACACTTGGCTAAACACTACTAATTCCTGATCACTGAAGATTTTCCAGTGCTGCATATCTTACATCTTGGAACTCCAGCAGTTAGTCTTAAAGCAAATCCTGTTTTGTGGACTGTCTTGCAATTTTTTAGCTAATTATAATGATAAAAAGGGAGTATAAATTTATTCTGATCCATATCTAGTTGAATGCAtgttaaaacacaaaaacaaagctTGCTCAATCTACCTGCAGTGACTGATGCAAAAACCATCGTATGCAAATCCAAAGGAACCGAGAAGTATTTTACAACTTGTATCACTAATGCACTGTTGTAATGTATGCAGGGTCTGACAAGGTAGAATCATGGAAGTGAGTTTCTTTCTAGAATGCCATAACATACATTAGATGAGTGCTTCAGCCTGTTTCAGGTTGATGGAGTTGCCAGTTTCAAAGGggcatatttttgttttagtgaTGTGTTCTTTTCAAATTCAGCTAATAAATTGGAGTGACTGGAAAATGAGTCAGACAAGCTGTAGACATCCCGCACACCATTAGTTTACTTCAtaccttttcattttcattgtaTGGAATCAGTGTTATACAGATGCTCTTAAGGATCAGAATTAAATGACAGAGGTAATGCTGTGTGTGCCAGTAAA from Zonotrichia leucophrys gambelii isolate GWCS_2022_RI chromosome 9, RI_Zleu_2.0, whole genome shotgun sequence carries:
- the FAM168B gene encoding myelin-associated neurite-outgrowth inhibitor, with product MNPVYSPGSSGVPYANAKGIGYPAGFPMGYAAAAPAYSPNMYPGANPTFQTGYTPGTPYKVSCSPTSGAVPPYSSSPNPYQTAVYPVRSAYPQQNPYAQQGTYYTQPLYAAPPHVIHHTTVVQPNGMPATMYPAPIPPPRGNGVTMGMVAGTTMAMSAGTLLTTHSPTPVAPHPVTMPTYRAPGTPTYSYVPPQW